Sequence from the Dysidea avara chromosome 5, odDysAvar1.4, whole genome shotgun sequence genome:
ACCAATGTGGCAATGTCCATTAATTGTGGAACCAGAGGTGTGACAGCTGTgtccactgcttgaaggttcttagtttactaatttgttaagctgctttactgtagttgtgcccagttatactgatagtaaaatgtcagtaactttaagtatatggaacataattgttttactaagttttaaactctcagtaaacatcagtgaatgcaggtttactgaaaagctactaaaattccaaacaattaactgttccatatactggggatataccactctagtaaactaagaaacttcaagcagtggtcTCAGTAGACAATCCTAACAAACACTGTATTTTAGTGAGCTTGGCCTGCATGTCCAGCAGCTAGATCTATCAGAACTATTGTTGTATTCTAATCAGTTggtgcatgcatgttatttTACCGTGCTGAACAGATGTAATGCATACGTATCCTTAAAATCCACCATATAGCTGATCAAcgttatacagtacatatactgtGTAACTATTTTATTTGGTGACTAAAGCCTCCACCCCTGCTGCATGTAGTATGACTTTGTCCTAACAATGTGGGACAAGGAATTGGATATAATTCATGTAAAGAGCTAGGAGCTAACTATACATACTTTATGTAGACTCAGTTAAGAACTCTGCTCAGTAGCAGTTCTATGGAGGACATAAATCACTTGTTGGTACTCTTCACGAATGGAACATCCATACCTATACTCTACAGTATATAAGACTTGCTCTCTCGTGTATGCTATCATATTgctatgtacactcaaccacaggtgtTTATCTTAACTATTTAATGAACTATGCCAGATGATCTTTCGAGTTGCACTGATTTGTTTGTTTAACACATGATGCAGATATTCTGGGTAATAAATATTGCATATACTTGGTTAAATAccgcaccttcaatagtagtcACACTTGAGTTTTACATTCAATTGTGAAAATAAGAGCTTCAACATCGTTCTTGAGCATCGAGTGGTGGTAAAATTCAAATAGTCACTACATCAACTTTATTTGTGATCTAACACTGCAGCTTTTAACTAAGTCAAtatggtatagctagctactcatgTACATATTTGACTACAAACCTTTGGAAACAAAATTCCTGTACTCTTAAGCACTAAAAGTACACACATTTACCCCATGCAGCGCAGCGTTATACACATGTTTCTACACATGTCTAAAATATATAAATGATTGTTTATtcacaataaatgtacaaaaataATATATATGATTGCTGAGGTGCATAAAAGTTCTAAATGACACCCAAGTAGAAACAAGGGGAAAAAACAGTTTTTAGTTTTTTTCAAAGAACTGATCGGGATCCACCTACACAAGTATAAATAATACATCTATTGCTATGTAGAGTTGACCGCTTACCTAATCTCTCAGCAATTGTTCGTAACAAGGAATCATCATGCTGCTCCATTGTTAAAAGGAAACCCTTGTACTTATCTTTTACTTTGTTTAACAGACTGCGATCAATGACTTCAGTAAGAAAATAATTCATCCCGTCTAGGTCATTTTGCTCCTTCCGCTCAATTTTCTTCTTTTCATCCATAGTGACGACACCATTTGCTAACAGTGATGGCAGTAGGGACAGGATGGGAAGGCTAACCAAACTTGCAAATTCTTTCTGGAGGTTTGTCCTTGCAGTATTGCAGTCAAATAAACCTGTAAATATTCAAATCAGCCTTATAAacaagttgaaaattccaaatgtttttGTGTATTTTACTATATAAATATTCCGAATACCACAATTAGTAACATTACACTGTATTCTTTGGTGTAGGgaatagagtagggaccatagcacattgataacggccctcaggctcgtgcgtttatatcaggcagagcactcgtgcccgttgtataactatataataaatttcttattgttttactgtgatttaatatcgtgcagtattccagcttgtttcagtactttttatcgatgtgttacggtccctactctagttaaaatttCAAgtcttttgtgtacttgttttttaccttttttgtaaaataaaaagtGAACCCACGTGTACAGTATCAAAAGAACCCACGTATACTGTATGCCCCAGCTAACAAAtaccatctgaaaagtgaagtatccattatgcttcattgtcagttatgttcaacccattacacagcattacgaaccAAGAACTGTTTGAGAAACACATGGtccggtaagtccatgaagaatacattgtacgtactgcagtatgccaaaagcaccctcgggctgaagtgatgccaaacagcgaaaaaatcaagcctgtagcctgtagccttagccgttatcgggTTACGCTGGTCAGAAGGCATCAGTccggcagtcagtcagtcagtcagtcagtcagtagaaaatttttaataacgttTCTTTTATTTCAtaaaaacttgttgaaagcatttcggtgAAGACTTGTTTGGGCATAGTttaacctaaccaatactgcttcatcgtcgtcagagtaaaatgaggctggtttttgggtgatgtttttcatgggccatacCCATGTCTTTGCGGTCCCTTCTGTACagcactatcgtactgtatgattcaaTGGCTATTGCCCTCAAATAAACTTATTTATAGCAAAACTATAATGTTCCATAATATTAAGGATTTTGCAACATGAGAAAAAAATTTAGAATGGTTGTTATATTTGTAACCTAGACCGGGCAAGTGTGCTTTGCAAGAGAATAACCAATGATAAAAATAAACACCTTgcataacatacatacaaatgcATGTGAGGAACTTTTATTCAAAGACAGGAGTTCATACCTCCCGTATCCTTGTGGCATGTATGTGGCTCCTGGTAAAGAATTTCTCAAGTATGAACATTTCAAAATGATTAACATTCAGAtataactgaacactttacAATGAACAATGTTCAACTGTGTTCAACTAAAGGGGCTTCTCCGTGACTTGAGCAAAACTTCAAATTGTATACACAAACACTATTTTAAAGAAAAGCTCCTTTAACCAGCAATCTTGTAACTCTACCATGAGGATAAATTATCATGGCTTTAGTTCATGGCTGCTTACTGGCTTCTGTCAAAGAGTTCATAGTTGATGTGGGCATGTATAGCCAATTCCTAAACTGAAAAGTCAACCACTTTGACCACTCAAATATTAAGGTTAAAAGGAGACATCACATGGTACCAATCAGCTTTATAGTGATGTAGCTAATCAGTAGTAGTTGGTACCTTAAATTACAACCCTGTGAAATGCTTCAATAGCTGCATATCTGTTTTTACTATGAAATAGAAAATTGCATGATTTAAAGCATGACAAAACAGTTGACTATTCTAACTCTGGTCATAAAATTAATaggtatttttaaaaaattattgcacTGGACAGCCAGTGATTACTGACACATCCAAGGGGACCAGTCCCAAGaaataaatacatacattatgattagctaactacttacatacagtaattatattaactacaaataaattaaattCAATTAAATAATGGGGTAAGTGGTTCCAATCTTCAATTGTTCTAGAGAAATGACTAAATTTATATGAATTAGTGTTTATAAATGGTGTTAAGAAATGTAACGGATGATAAGGTTATACTGATACTAGTATCTGTACAGGTGCACTATTGCTGTACACTATAGGTGCATAGTGCATCATTGAGCACTTTCACTGTAAGTATTACTAACCTGTGGATCCTCCTGCACCTGCACCAGTACCTCCACCCCCTCCACTAGCTCCACCCTTTAGGTGTTCCCTGATGGTACAGGCCAATTTCTTCAAAAAATCATTTGTAAATTCTTCCATTGCTGATAGTAGCTTCTCAAATGGCCCAGTGTCATTGCTGCTGCTTATTGGGGGTCCAATCATATTGTCTAAGAAGTACTCTGCCCCATCTTGTGCTGTTTGCTCAGATTTTACTTGAGCTTTCACATTGCCAGGGAATAGACCCTTTTTGAACAACAATGCAGTGAAAGAGACATCTTTCATTGGCAAATTAGTCACCAAGTCCGGGTAATAGTTAGCATAAACTTCCGGAGCAGTCATCCTGTATTACTTGCCTGTATAAACAGATATATGACAAATTTAATTACTGAATATGGTTAAAAAAGAATAGAAGTTTGTGAATTAATAGGAAGCGGGGCTGAAATGATCATGGAttttagtattcaagtactTTCTAGAGTTATTGTAACAATCGAGTAGTGCTGCCATGGTATAGAAAAAACTTTATAtcgtatatgtgaccgtctcagcaaaaacccgacttgttcgcacaagcatgcgtattgagaaaaacgaaatttaagaataattcataaaattacgcatgctacaaagaaaaatatgcaagtttttatcgagCCAGTattcaaagaaggaagactcaaatcaattcaaactatataccatcttattcgcctgctcatggagagtgcgaaaatctttgtttcgtttctgtagcgtcaacggtatgcgtgtcacttgcgtttgtttacaatatggtaaacgtaaacaagatcgtcatcgtttcttctaccaaaccgctcTCATATCCATATGTGCAAGCGTCTACAGGgttaacactataccttggctgatgtgctgatccatggtgaacattttaagctacATTGCAACGTTGTTggctaatccaaacggaagttatgactgcgaatgtaagcgcctgtagtttattttcagtatagtctctgtacaaatcgattatcttactcttcctactatctagtgctataatttcaaaactacacaccacagaaggctgaaactttggtgatccattccttggatactgctaataatgctgagtgaataaaaaaaatttttttaattgtgcgaacaagtcgggtttttgctgagacggtcacatatatatcactaaggtttatgtcacgaaatgaacatatatcacaatatagaactaactgtaacatttgcaagacaaacatatacatactaAGTGGCGTCATTATCTATTGTGCAACCATCGGTATAACTGATTGGCCATATCATATCAACACCTCAATATATCAATACTATCAATGTATCAATATATTATGGCAACACTACAACTGAGTACTGATAATACTAACAATACACATATGAtgacaaatgcatcatgtgagctgggtcatgtgatcttaacaagtaaTTGAGTACCAGTTCTGCTATTCAAGTGCCAATTTTATTGAATTTGTTCCAGCCCTAATAAGAAGTTGCATACTGTAGCTAACTATAATGATACTTATATTATAGAGAATAAAATCAGAAGTAAGAACTTAATGTTAGGTGACAATTGTTCCAAGCCTTTTGTAAGCAAACTTTCACTGTAGTTGGAAATTTTAGGTCTCTTGTTTACATGACACAACACCTGAGTGACCAGATGTTATAGGAATGATGTCAACAGGTTGACCATAACAATAAGAAATTTCCCAAACAAGGAATTTTTGTTCTAGTAAGTACATCCATTGTCTATAGAAcatgaaatttccaaattttctcCTCTTGTCTTTAAACAACTTAATGTTGTGCTACGTACCTCTAATAACCAGGTACTCAGTAAATAGTTGATAACACACAGCATGCTATTAATTATTGCAGCTTcatttattttgttttgtaacaTGTATTGCAAATCAAGAATATGCAGTACATTAAAATTGAACGTACTTTGTAATTCGCCAATTATTCATAACACATCAGTTAAAAGGGCGTAGGCaagggggttcggatggttcgtacaaacccccctttcagaagcagaaGTTTTCAAATtgaaaatcacaccaaatcttacaacCCTGAGCTCTCCGATAGCTACTTGCATACTGGCGCAGCTCTACTACTTTTGAGGGTCACATTGCATTATTTTAAATGCTGAATCATTGATGAATCAAGTACTGCATCACGTAATCAATTGTGCACGTGATTCATGGTAAAAATGGTGAAGGACAGTTGGTTCAACTGGTTGATGCAGCTGCAATAAACTTGAGTGGACGGGTTATAcgtgtgtcaggttagcacgcACTATGTATGAATAgttggtgtatatatatatatatatatatatatatggtggatgttttgtttgtttgtcacATGTTGCAGGCACGTGATGTGTCGAATATATTGGAgcacaagccaagtctgaagtcaACAGGACTGCATGCATGActgagaataatgtataccaAGAAGAATGTATTGCCAACTATAAGGGATTCAAACTTGGAGGGCTCCCGTCTGCTAAGAAATTCAGTGAAGTTGGTTGTCGGTATAATATTATGGCAACGTCTGGAAATGAaatttagttagtattataataggcttatagtttctataagctgcataaagtAGCAGTGTGTAGggtttagctagttagatgcacaaacagcaccttttaatgtcgACGTCACTGCCCAAGggtacattttgtgtatgcatcactttCGTTCAAACGTGGTTCAGGGGAAATACCCAGGCTTTCCCCAGATTTTTGTGCACTTCAAATCTGTACCCCCTTccagaaaatcctggctacacccctgagtTATTcgctaaggaagcgtaacttGAGCAAACCACGAATTATACACAAAAATATCTTCTCAATTGTTTTATTGTTTGTCTACCATGTTTTCATACACAATTCGCTGGACACAGCCTCGTGGCTACTCTTAATATCCGTTCATGTACAAAGGAGACATGTCCCTTAAACTTGAAAGAATACATTATTATTTGTTGCTTACAAGGTCTGTTATGTTGTCTTCACACCGCTGCAGTACATAGGCTAGCCGCCTATTAAACTGTTTCACATGGTTCAGTGACCGGCCACTCTCCCTTCAAGTAAACAGCATAAAAATGATAAAGGTATAGTTGGTGAGTTAGCTGTGAACATTTCGAAGCAGAATACTTGGAATCTGAATTTTTGATTAATAAATGATGAGATGTAGAATCTTACACACAATTTTAAGTGGTGTTGGACCCCTCCCATTAATGGCTCAGTCCATGAGGTGGTTACCACCTATTAGGAATTATAGTTGAGCTAATGATCCCACCCACCCATGCCAGAGAGAATAGCCTCAGAAAACCAATGTCAAAGTGGGTTTTGTTTTTATCTGGAGAACACTGTGAATAGGTATCCAACTGAGAGAGATGGCCAAACAGTGTTGATATTTTAGACTTCACTTTTATGTGAAGAAGCCTATGGAGATTTGCTCCAAGTTAGGCTCCAATTGAACCAATTTGTTCACTATAAAAATGAATAGTTTCTATTGTATTGACACTTCATATTCACATATCTATTCACTCAAAATACATATTAGAGATTAGCAGATACCTTGAGAAAGAACAGCTCTTGGTGAACCAAATGATAACAAATGAAGGTCGCTTTGCGTAATTAATATCTTGTTGCCATTTTTACAATACAAGAGCATTCTGACGATTCTTTACATTCATTCACATATTGTGACCTGTTAAGATTTCCCCCAGTTTGATGCTAGCATAATATATTCTCGATAGacaggagctcataagcgccacttataagctcctgacaGGAGCCCATAAGTGCTGCAAGGCCGTAATCATGGCTTCCTTTGAAAATAAACAGCTTGaaggtgatgatgcaataaaccactgagtaACAGTGAATATAGGATGAATGCCCTGTATGGACTTGAGGTTTACTTTAGGTTTTAAATTATTAGTCAATTGTTGGAACCACTAGTATCACGGTCCTTCACGCCTTcagcacttataagctcctgattcTACCCAGCCATAGTGAGCAATGACAGTGTGTGTAAAATATAGCTAGTCGAAACGATGCCAACGTCGGTGGAGGAACATACAGGCAATTCTAAGCAAGCTTAATGCTTAGTTTTTGGGATGGATTCTGTCTCATGAGCCACGCATGATGACacacagtgttgggggtaacgcgttgtgtaatattattacttttatggtaactaagtaatatactttacttacaaatgtgatgcgttacctaagtaatatagttactgtaacgaatctaatattatgcaatattattactataagtaatgaagttactaatctcgttagtgatccactgagtaacgcctagccacaacaaagtaatgaagcctactgaatgaagcttattcaccagcttcttacttataaccaagatctgcacattgtccaacaatgtaatcatgtcacgtgataaggtggtagtttcatacGTGACAGCCTagggctgtggacacaaagtaatataatatgtaatattattattttatgggtaatatgtaactgtaactaaatagttcagttgcaagtaatatgtaatatgtaactagttacttaaaAAAAAGTAACTATCACAACACTGGTGATACACAGCAATGCTACTAAGCAGCATAGTCAGTCTGTGGCTTGATCTGTGGGTGATTCATTGTAGCTATCAGAAATGCCCCAATTTACAGCTGCTTAATTGCTTTGATCTTAACTGGACTAAtcattagtgatgcaccgatactagtatcggtatcggccctaTTTCGGTGGTATCAGACTGGTATCGATAAAGCTATAAATGCCTGATAACAACCAATACTTAAATGatgtcatttaattacttatcaagatggcggcTTACATAGCGCATTGAACagagttgagcaaaagctgacATAAGCCATGAATTCAAGCCAGCCACTTGCATTATTAGTATAGTGGAAAATgaagccacgaaataagattcattgaagccataaactattatctTCACCACAAAACCAGAAACTTTAGTTGATGGGATTAGCAAATAGTTTAGTAAGCTATTACTAAACTAGttgtttcttgtgagaaatgcgTGTGGGACAAAGTATCGGTACCGGATCGGTATTGGCCATTTCCGGCCTCAaaggtatcggtatcggatcggtagtgaaaaagtggtatcggtgcatcactactaATCTCCTAGCTAATTTGtccctcaaattccatttttgAGCCAAACTTCCTGATAAGCATGTAATTCCAAAAAGCTGGCACCCAGTACGTGGTCTGATGTAGTAGCTACGCAATGCTCAAACGGACGTAAAATATCCACAGTCCCACGTCACTAACAGTACTATGCAATGCGCGGATTCCGGAATTTTTGGGTCAGGAGTTCCCTTTGTGCCTGAAACTTCCTTACAGCTGGTAGTCTCATCATCGAGAAAATCTCAGCAAGTAGCCTAGAATTAAACCTTTTCCCCCTGTATTGCAGAAGACAATGAGACAATCTGATAGAAACatgtaaattttttaaaaaccgTTCAAACATTGATCCtaataaattttttaccctATCATTAATAAATTTCACAAGAGGTCATGATTACAAACTATTAAAGCCCAGATCAAAGCTCCTTATCCGATCCAAATTCTTCAACAATCGTATCATTGATCAATGGAACAGTCTACCCCCATCTGTGATTAATGCTCAGTCAATTAGCCAATTCAAGAACAGACTTGATCAGTTTTAGACAGAATCTGGATATGGACACAATGAAAGGCCAAAGGCCTACTACTTTACAGTTGTTGATTTGTAAAGTTTCTAatcccttttctgttacacctttatTATTGTTTAATAGCTAAGTCAAGTACTGTTCTTAggtttccagttccagttcgctaggttaggtaatccaaaggcttcagcacatgttgctgtcagaccttcagtgctggtcactgtaaagctttaataacaataacaatagtaCTAATACTGCACACTTTGGATATTATTACACCTCTAATTTAACGCACACCCATGCTAGTCTCGCGTGgtcagaccgcttttttccgtgtattgggtggggaaaaaaggatctggtgcaactccaacagctgtttacttctgagctgtCCCCGacactggggacgctaattgaataacttTGGCCGCAAAAGGAGGTGACAATGACGTCAATAAATAAACTCGAGATGGCTtcgatctgtttatcctttaaatgaatcttaatttgctctgatgtctcttttataacttcttgaaagttcatcctaatcgtgtaacaagactcacaacccaAGCAGGAGTGttacgaatatttcattgttttactgacgtcatggcacctcctttgcggccaatgttatttaattagcgtccccagtgtctggggacggctcagaagtaaacagctattggagttgcaccagactcTTTTTTttcccacccaatacacggacTGAAAAGcgatctggccacgcgagactacaccCATGCACACAGTAAAATTTAATATTGTCATCGATCAACGTACGTACCAACATGCATAAGTGATAGCTATTCCGGCGTTTACTTACCCTTTTGTATCTCTGATATATCTGCCGTACTCGATCTGCTACAACCTGCCTGCTTCTTGCGACCTCGCCTAGCTACCGCAAACACGTCATTAAAGACATTGACACAATCCCACTATTGGGATTTCACCTTACATTTCCGCTTTCAACCTCAAACACTATCGCTGTCATAAACATAGTAGTCAGGCGGCGCCCGCCATTTCACAGAAAGAAACTCTTTAGCAAAAACTAGCGGGCGCCGCCACATTAATAGCTATGTTGGCATGCCGTCGCGTCGGCGCAATGGCGAAGCCATGGATCGCCCACCTCCTCTCACTACGGATACCTGTGCAGTTAGTTCAGTTTGTGTGGAGGCGGCAGCTCCCCCTCCTTCCCCCATCCACCCAAGGGTCcccccaacacacacacacacacacacacacacacacacacacacacgaactcAAGTTATATAAAATTCAAGTCGGTTGCTGTATGTAGTCTTATTCTTTAGTACCCAATAGAATTATTTGTATCTGctctgaatgttctattagagtagtattgactgctctattagagtacctaaaGTCTTTATTCTACGAATGCtatatcccactagggacctgtgagaaggcttagttaaagcctgtgaatacagcgAGTCAGAAACATGTCTTTTGATATAGTACCCTTGTTCTCCAAATCCGTTATTGAGGAATCCACAATGTAAGTTTAATTTCCTATTGCACTGCAGCCCTGTACCCTGTATAAttatttgtgctgccaaactaagGTAGTCTGGTGTTCCTGCTGCTAGCTAGCCCACAAATTAAAGGGGGGCTCCAGGACCTCTGGGCCCCTTTTCCCCGATACGCCCTTGAGAAATACTTTGTCATGCTTATCACTTTTTAACAAGCACATGCACCACAAGATTAGCTAGATTTAATTCACATGCAAACTGTTCCTGAAATCATTGGTTATggctattagagtatttgaatttATAGCTGCTCCAAACTTAAATTACACTCTTATAATTTTGACCAACTCTTAATTGATCATGTTTAACAGTGTCCTTCCCCTTGCATCTTTCTACTGCCTGTGCCTACACGTATAGCATGCAATTGCACCAGTAACTTCTACTATAGCTCACATAATATACTTTTGTATGCATTTACTTCAACTTTCTGAGTTTCCTGCATGGCCCCTTAAATCCATGTGCTTTTGCATGTATCTGTTATTTGATAATTAAAGTTGAAGATGTATAAACTTCTTTATCTTGTTCCCTTCTCCAGCACCATCATGCATGtccatttttttaaaaatcatgcACTGATCAAGCTTGTCATCACAAGGACCTGGATATTCTATTTGATGATCATCTGAATTTCGTGATCATACTACATAACCACATCCACTTACAGTTTCTGGTAAGCCAATTGTTTGTTGGTACTACTTGAAATTTCTTAAGAGAGTTGGAGATAGTTATACATCTATATTATTAAAGCATTTGTTGAAGTATGGCACTAAATCTTTTAATCACATTTTGGGACCTAGCTTTAAAGGTGCATGGACATAGATGTATGGGTGGGGATCAATATAGTGGTAAATTCTCAACACTCCATACCTTACCAAAGgcaaatatataatatatacagttGCATAGCTAGCAGTGTGAAAACGTGCATGTGCATACCAGCATACAAGACCTGCTTACTGACAAACTTTAATTAGCTATCACCCTACAAATCTAATGTAAAATGTTTCATTTGTATCTATTTCAGTTTTAGCCTCCTCATCATGCATTCTGTGATTGTTCTAGCTATTAGGGAGTTAAAGTTGTCTGTTTGTTAGAGCATATTGACAGTTTATAGAA
This genomic interval carries:
- the LOC136256250 gene encoding uncharacterized protein, with the protein product MTAPEVYANYYPDLVTNLPMKDVSFTALLFKKGLFPGNVKAQVKSEQTAQDGAEYFLDNMIGPPISSSNDTGPFEKLLSAMEEFTNDFLKKLACTIREHLKGGASGGGGGTGAGAGGSTGLFDCNTARTNLQKEFASLVSLPILSLLPSLLANGVVTMDEKKKIERKEQNDLDGMNYFLTEVIDRSLLNKVKDKYKGFLLTMEQHDDSLLRTIAERLGGSRSVL